One Setaria viridis chromosome 3, Setaria_viridis_v4.0, whole genome shotgun sequence DNA window includes the following coding sequences:
- the LOC117850729 gene encoding gamma-glutamyl hydrolase 2: MDSSRAPHLLLPLLLPALLVLALAPSSARAAEPGVIRLPSGKAGARACAAPADPAAYDRPVIGIVSHPGDGAGGRISNGTATSYIGASYVKFVEAAGARVIPLVYNEPEERLLEKLSLVNGVLFTGGSEKQGVYFETIKKAFQYALDRNDAGEPFPVFAQCLGFELVSMIVSKDNNILEMFDAQNQASTLQFPSYSFEGTVFQRFDSDLIKKVSTSCLVMQNHRYGISPKRFRENGELSSFFRILTTSPDENGKVYVSTVQANKYPITCTQWHPEKAIFEWRKPMIPHSEEAVQVTQHFANHFISQARKSPNRPPADKVLDNLIYNYSPKFSGKTSKSFEEVYIFS; this comes from the exons ATGGACTCGTCACGCGCCCCCCAcctgctcctccccctcctcctgccCGCCCTCCTagtcctcgccctcgccccgtcgtcggcgcgcgcggcggagccGGGGGTCATCCGGCTGCCGAGCGGGAAAGCGGGGGCGCGGGCGTGCGCAGCGCCGGCGGACCCCGCGGCTTACGACCGCCCCGTCATCGGCATCGTCTCGCACCCGGGGGACGGCGCGGGCGGGAGGATCAGCAACGGCACCGCCACCTCCTACATCGGCGCCTCCTACGTCAAGTTcgtcgaggccgccggcgcgcgcgtcatCCCGCTCGTCTACAACGAGCCCGAGGAGCGCCTGCTCGAG AAACTGAGTTTGGTGAATGGTGTGCTGTTCACTGGTGGATCAGAGAAGCAAGGTGTATACTTTGAGACAATTAAAAAAGCGTTTCAG TATGCCTTGGACAGGAATGACGCAGGTGAACCATTTCCTGTGTTTGCTCAATGCCTAGGCTTTGAGCTTGTAAGCATGATTGTCAGCAAG GACAATAATATCTTGGAAATGTTTGACGCCCAGAATCAAGCATCTACTCTTCAGTTTCCCAGCTATTCTTTCGAGGGTACGGTGTTTCAAAG ATTTGACTCTGACCTCATCAAGAAAGTCAGCACCAGCTGTCTTGTCATGCAAAATCACAGA TATGGTATTTCACCAAAGCGTTTCCGAGAGAATGGTGAATTATCAAGTTTCTTCAGAATCTTGACTACATCGCCTGATGAAAATGGCAAG GTCTACGTCTCAACCGTACAAGCAAATAAATATCCAATCACTTGCACACAGTGGCATCCTGAG AAAGCCATTTTTGAGTGGAGAAAACCAATGATACCACACAGTGAAGAAGCAGTACAAGTTACTCAACATTTTGCTAATCATTTTATCAG CCAAGCTCGCAAGTCTCCCAACAGACCTCCTGCGGACAAGGTGCTTGATAACCTGATCTACAACTACAGCCCCAAATTTAGCGGAAAAACCTC GAAATCTTTTGAGGAGGTTTACATATTCTCCTAA